CGATAGACAAACTTACTATGTGGTCACCCATTCAACTCGCAGCAGGGTAATGTGGGGTATCTATACTTGTGATATGGATTATCTGTTTTTTCAAAATTGTAATTTTCGAGTCATGTTGAAGTTATTCAGCTCTGAAATCACATGTAATTTTCACTTTTTTTCACTTTGAACTCCTTAAGCTTCGCAGATGGAAAATAAAAACTTGCCTATTGTAGCGTTATTTATTCGTTATCTAGGGGTCGGATCTATTGCAACGGGAATGCATTACTCTGTTTTCCTTGCACTGGTCGCGAGCGGGTTTGCTGATCCAGTGTTGGCCAGCGTTAGCGGAGGCGTCTTAGGCGCGTTTGTTAGCTATGTTGGTAATAAAAGGCTCTGCTTTATAGCGAAGGGAGATTGTAAGCTTCAACCCATTAGGTTTTTGCTGATTTCGTTGGCGACAAACCTCGGTAATGGAATGGGCATGTGGGTCTTAATTAAAATTGACCTGTCACCGTTTATATCCCAGATATTGGTGACGTTAATCCTAACTGCGCTCGGATTCATCGCACACCGTTTCTGGACATTCAATCATGCAGACATTACATCGGCTTTCCGAACGCCCTGATCCTTTGTTAACCATTGTGGTGCCCTGCTTTCAAGAAGAGCAAACCATTCCCGAATTTCACAAGCGCATCACCCGCGTCGTAAGGTGTTTGCCTGTCTCGTGCGAGATTCTTTATATCGACGACGGAAGCAATGACCGTACTGCAGACTTACTTCGCCACTATCAGGATGGATCTGATGTACGCTGCCTGTTCCTGAGCCGAAACTTCGGCAAAGAGGCTGCGTTAAGTGCAGGCATCGACCACGCGCGCGGTAGCGCATTGATCTTTATTGACGTGGACCTGCAGGACCCGCCTGAACTCATTACGAGCATGGTGCACCACTGGCAGATGGGTTACGACGTTGTGAACATGCAACGCGACTTGCGAACCGGCGATTCCTTGCTAAAGCGCATGAGTGCGCGCAGTTACTACTGGATCATGCAGCGACTGGTGGAGAAAGTTGATCTCCCGGCGGATGTCAGTGACTTCCGTCTGATTGGCCCTGCGCCATTGGCTGCATTGAGAGCGCTAGACGAACGCTCCAGAATTCTTAAGAGCCTGATCGGCTGGGTGGGTTTTCGTACC
The Pseudomonas poae DNA segment above includes these coding regions:
- a CDS encoding GtrA family protein; protein product: MENKNLPIVALFIRYLGVGSIATGMHYSVFLALVASGFADPVLASVSGGVLGAFVSYVGNKRLCFIAKGDCKLQPIRFLLISLATNLGNGMGMWVLIKIDLSPFISQILVTLILTALGFIAHRFWTFNHADITSAFRTP
- a CDS encoding glycosyltransferase, translated to MQTLHRLSERPDPLLTIVVPCFQEEQTIPEFHKRITRVVRCLPVSCEILYIDDGSNDRTADLLRHYQDGSDVRCLFLSRNFGKEAALSAGIDHARGSALIFIDVDLQDPPELITSMVHHWQMGYDVVNMQRDLRTGDSLLKRMSARSYYWIMQRLVEKVDLPADVSDFRLIGPAPLAALRALDERSRILKSLIGWVGFRTIELPYNRTFRHAGNTKWNAAGLFNLAIESVLSFSRKPLRIFSLISFGFFVSSICFLLAALVAGSFDIHHLLLGMASFMCLGVAMVGEYLGVTLAEVKRRPLYFLKSNNKATPVTIHPPVSSIESKKC